One part of the Macrobrachium rosenbergii isolate ZJJX-2024 chromosome 3, ASM4041242v1, whole genome shotgun sequence genome encodes these proteins:
- the LOC136852872 gene encoding sodium/mannose cotransporter SLC5A10-like isoform X1, with product MADAETAAPITTVNPLDGEENNDGPRIGWPDGLVIVAYFVFVLAVGLWSSCKSKNASVSGYFLASRNMHWIPVGASLFASNIGSGHFIGLAGSGAASGIAVAGYEQSAVYILMLLGWLFVPVYMSSGVYTMPEYLRQRFGGQRIRVYLAFLALLLYIFTKISADLYAGALFIQMALNKTSEGWLYISIVMLLAIAALFTIAGGLTAVVWTDFVQTILMVVGAFILMGRSFAAVGGFQNLVEKYPYAMATYRALDESNKTCNRPPSDYMSLIRTITPGASDYPWTGMVFGLAINSIWYWCTDQVIVQRTLASKNMSHAKAGCILASYLKFLPLWLLVFPGMAARVLFPETVGCSAPEVCKSICNKASGCSDIAYVELVLNLLPTGLSGLMLAVMMAALMSSLTSIFNSASTIFTIDVWMWGRKRLLKKSEASDTELLIVGRVFVLVLVVISVIWIPVIQSLGNSQLFDYIQAISSFLAPPICAVYLLAMFWERTNEPGAFWGLMVGLAIGMLRFIVQFSYVVPPCGSGLPDPRPDFVKAVVGNVHFLHFSCFLFLISAGVTIGVSLVTPPIPSECLYRLTFWSRCDTRVRTPLEPESPKSDSSNISTNPTGGSQDMALEQEEGDVPLPRRLLNVLCGASSKKQDSETKEPELSPEQQAEEAAKFLEEVPFWRNFVNVNAIICLTLTTFVWGFFA from the exons tcctcATGCAAAAGCAAAAATGCGAGTGTTTCTGGTTACTTCTTGGCTTCCAGAAATATGCACTGGATACCC GTTGGGGCGTCTCTTTTTGCCAGCAACATTGGGTCTGGCCATTTCATTGGTTTGGCTGGATCCGGAGCGGCTTCCGGCATAGCAGTGGCTGGCTATGAGCAAAGT GCCGTATACATTTTGATGCTCCTCGGATGGCTTTTCGTACCCGTATACATGAGTTCGGGGGTGTACACGATGCCCGAATACCTCAGGCAGCGATTTGGTGGTCAGAGGATCAGAGTATACCTGGCTTTCCTCGCTCTTCTTCTCTACATTTTCACCAAGATATCA GCTGATTTATACGCTGGTGCTTTGTTTATCCAAATGGCCCTCAACAAGACCTCGGAAGGCTGGCTGTACATCAGTATTGTGATGCTGCTGGCCATTGCTGCTCTTTTCACCATCGCTGGGGGTTTGACGGCCGTTGTGTGGACGGACTTTGTCCAGACGATTCTTATGGTCGTTGGAGCTTTTATCCTAATGGGAAGAT cATTCGCGGCTGTAGGCGGTTTCCAAAACTTGGTCGAAAAGTACCCTTACGCCATGGCAACGTATCGGGCATTAGATGAATCGAACAAAACTTGTAACAGACCGCCCTCCGATTATATGAGCCTCATTCGAACTATAACACCCGGTGCCAGCGACTACCCTTGGACTGGAATGGTGTTTGGGCTGGCCATTAACTCCATCTGGTACTGGTGCACTGACCAG GTCATTGTGCAACGAACACTAGCCAGCAAGAACATGTCACATGCTAAAGCTGGCTGCATCCTCGCTTCTTACCTGAAATTCTTACCCTTGTGGTTGCTGGTGTTCCCTGGAATGGCTGCAAGAGTTCTTTTCCCAGAGACTGTCGGTTGTTCGGCGCCGGAAGTTTGTAAATCGATTTGTAACAAGGCGAGCGGCTGCAGCGACATTGCTTACGTGGAGCTCGTCCTGAACCTTCTTCCGACAG GCCTATCTGGCTTGATGCTGGCAGTGATGATGGCAGCGCTCATGTCTTCTCTGACGTCCATCTTCAACTCGGCCTCCACCATCTTCACTATCGACGTGTGGATGTGGGGAAGGAAGAGGCTGCTGAAGAAGAGCGAAGCTTCGGACACAGAGCTCCTCATTGTGGGCCGAGTGTTCGTGTTGGTTCTGGTCGTCATTTCTGTCATCTGGATTCCAGTTATTCA ATCATTAGGGAATTCACAGCTATTTGATTATATTCAGGCAATATCTTCCTTCCTCGCCCCACCAATCTGCGCAGTCTACCTTCTCGCCATGTTCTGGGAAAGAACCAATGAACCG GGTGCCTTCTGGGGTCTGATGGTGGGCTTAGCTATTGGAATGCTGCGATTCATCGTCCAGTTTTCGTATGTGGTTCCACCCTGTGGCTCAG gcTTGCCTGACCCCCGGCCCGACTTTGTGAAAGCTGTCGTAGGAAACGTCCATTTCCTTCACTTTAGTTGCTTCCTTTTCCTCATCTCCGCCGGAGTCACTATAGGAGTATCTCTGGTGACTCCGCCAATACCCTCCGAATGT CTCTACCGCCTGACATTCTGGAGCCGATGTGATACTCGAGTTCGGACTCCTTTGGAACCTGAGTCACCAAAAAGTGATTCGTCCAACATCAGTACAAACCCCACTGGAGGATCACAAGACATGGCCCTTGAACAGGAGGaaggag ATGTCCCTCTCCCAAGACGCCTTTTGAATGTTTTATGCGGGGCATCCAGTAAAAAGCAAGACAGTGAAACCAAAGAACCAGAACTTTCGCCCGAACAGCAGGCAGAAGAAGCTGCAAAATTCTTGGAGGAAGTGCCTTTCTGGCGGAA CTTTGTCAATGTCAACGCAATTATCTGCCTTACTTTAACAACCTTTGTGTGGGGATTCTTTGCCTAA
- the LOC136852872 gene encoding sodium/glucose cotransporter 4-like isoform X2, producing the protein MHWIPVGASLFASNIGSGHFIGLAGSGAASGIAVAGYEQSAVYILMLLGWLFVPVYMSSGVYTMPEYLRQRFGGQRIRVYLAFLALLLYIFTKISADLYAGALFIQMALNKTSEGWLYISIVMLLAIAALFTIAGGLTAVVWTDFVQTILMVVGAFILMGRSFAAVGGFQNLVEKYPYAMATYRALDESNKTCNRPPSDYMSLIRTITPGASDYPWTGMVFGLAINSIWYWCTDQVIVQRTLASKNMSHAKAGCILASYLKFLPLWLLVFPGMAARVLFPETVGCSAPEVCKSICNKASGCSDIAYVELVLNLLPTGLSGLMLAVMMAALMSSLTSIFNSASTIFTIDVWMWGRKRLLKKSEASDTELLIVGRVFVLVLVVISVIWIPVIQSLGNSQLFDYIQAISSFLAPPICAVYLLAMFWERTNEPGAFWGLMVGLAIGMLRFIVQFSYVVPPCGSGLPDPRPDFVKAVVGNVHFLHFSCFLFLISAGVTIGVSLVTPPIPSECLYRLTFWSRCDTRVRTPLEPESPKSDSSNISTNPTGGSQDMALEQEEGDVPLPRRLLNVLCGASSKKQDSETKEPELSPEQQAEEAAKFLEEVPFWRNFVNVNAIICLTLTTFVWGFFA; encoded by the exons ATGCACTGGATACCC GTTGGGGCGTCTCTTTTTGCCAGCAACATTGGGTCTGGCCATTTCATTGGTTTGGCTGGATCCGGAGCGGCTTCCGGCATAGCAGTGGCTGGCTATGAGCAAAGT GCCGTATACATTTTGATGCTCCTCGGATGGCTTTTCGTACCCGTATACATGAGTTCGGGGGTGTACACGATGCCCGAATACCTCAGGCAGCGATTTGGTGGTCAGAGGATCAGAGTATACCTGGCTTTCCTCGCTCTTCTTCTCTACATTTTCACCAAGATATCA GCTGATTTATACGCTGGTGCTTTGTTTATCCAAATGGCCCTCAACAAGACCTCGGAAGGCTGGCTGTACATCAGTATTGTGATGCTGCTGGCCATTGCTGCTCTTTTCACCATCGCTGGGGGTTTGACGGCCGTTGTGTGGACGGACTTTGTCCAGACGATTCTTATGGTCGTTGGAGCTTTTATCCTAATGGGAAGAT cATTCGCGGCTGTAGGCGGTTTCCAAAACTTGGTCGAAAAGTACCCTTACGCCATGGCAACGTATCGGGCATTAGATGAATCGAACAAAACTTGTAACAGACCGCCCTCCGATTATATGAGCCTCATTCGAACTATAACACCCGGTGCCAGCGACTACCCTTGGACTGGAATGGTGTTTGGGCTGGCCATTAACTCCATCTGGTACTGGTGCACTGACCAG GTCATTGTGCAACGAACACTAGCCAGCAAGAACATGTCACATGCTAAAGCTGGCTGCATCCTCGCTTCTTACCTGAAATTCTTACCCTTGTGGTTGCTGGTGTTCCCTGGAATGGCTGCAAGAGTTCTTTTCCCAGAGACTGTCGGTTGTTCGGCGCCGGAAGTTTGTAAATCGATTTGTAACAAGGCGAGCGGCTGCAGCGACATTGCTTACGTGGAGCTCGTCCTGAACCTTCTTCCGACAG GCCTATCTGGCTTGATGCTGGCAGTGATGATGGCAGCGCTCATGTCTTCTCTGACGTCCATCTTCAACTCGGCCTCCACCATCTTCACTATCGACGTGTGGATGTGGGGAAGGAAGAGGCTGCTGAAGAAGAGCGAAGCTTCGGACACAGAGCTCCTCATTGTGGGCCGAGTGTTCGTGTTGGTTCTGGTCGTCATTTCTGTCATCTGGATTCCAGTTATTCA ATCATTAGGGAATTCACAGCTATTTGATTATATTCAGGCAATATCTTCCTTCCTCGCCCCACCAATCTGCGCAGTCTACCTTCTCGCCATGTTCTGGGAAAGAACCAATGAACCG GGTGCCTTCTGGGGTCTGATGGTGGGCTTAGCTATTGGAATGCTGCGATTCATCGTCCAGTTTTCGTATGTGGTTCCACCCTGTGGCTCAG gcTTGCCTGACCCCCGGCCCGACTTTGTGAAAGCTGTCGTAGGAAACGTCCATTTCCTTCACTTTAGTTGCTTCCTTTTCCTCATCTCCGCCGGAGTCACTATAGGAGTATCTCTGGTGACTCCGCCAATACCCTCCGAATGT CTCTACCGCCTGACATTCTGGAGCCGATGTGATACTCGAGTTCGGACTCCTTTGGAACCTGAGTCACCAAAAAGTGATTCGTCCAACATCAGTACAAACCCCACTGGAGGATCACAAGACATGGCCCTTGAACAGGAGGaaggag ATGTCCCTCTCCCAAGACGCCTTTTGAATGTTTTATGCGGGGCATCCAGTAAAAAGCAAGACAGTGAAACCAAAGAACCAGAACTTTCGCCCGAACAGCAGGCAGAAGAAGCTGCAAAATTCTTGGAGGAAGTGCCTTTCTGGCGGAA CTTTGTCAATGTCAACGCAATTATCTGCCTTACTTTAACAACCTTTGTGTGGGGATTCTTTGCCTAA